The nucleotide sequence TTGTTTCACTCGTTTTTGTCATTTCGCTGCCCCCTTTGCATAAAAACGGATTATTCTCCCAGTGTCATCAATGTTTCTTCTTCGTTGACGAATCCACCGACTTCCACGTGGATTTTTTCCACTGTGCCGCCAATTTCCGCTTCAACCGGAATTTCCATTTTCATTGATTCAATTGTCAAAACGGCTTGGCCTGCGCTTACCGCTTCCCCTTCTGCTACCAATACGTTCAATACGGTTCCTGCCATCGATGCTTTTAGTTCTTTCATAGTCCCTGTTCCTCCTTTGTTTTTTCGAGCCATTTCGGCAATACAGATGTTGCATAATCGCCATTTACAAATTCCTGTGATTCAACAAATTCTTTGAATAGCGGAATATTGGTTTTTACCCCTGTTATTGTAGCATGATTGAAAAAATTCTGTGATTTGCGGATGGCATCTATCCGGTCGCTGCCTGTAATGATGACTTTGGAGATCATCGGGTCGTAAAAAGGCGTGACTGCATTGCCCTGTTCGTAGCCGGATTCAATGCGGGCATCTTGCCCCCACATAATGGACTCCAGCTTCCCAGGCGATGGAAAGAAGGTTTTCGGATCTTCTGCGTAAATACGGAATTCAATGGCATGGCCGTGGGATTGGATGCTGTCCTGTGGAGGAAGCTCCTTCCCGTTCGCCACGTCAATCTGCCATTCCACTAAGTCGTAGCCGGTCACTTGTTCCGTGACGGGATGCTCCACTTGAAGACGCGTATTCATTTCCAAGAAGTAAAATTGGTTTTTTT is from Planococcus liqunii and encodes:
- a CDS encoding biotin/lipoyl-containing protein, which produces MKELKASMAGTVLNVLVAEGEAVSAGQAVLTIESMKMEIPVEAEIGGTVEKIHVEVGGFVNEEETLMTLGE